From one Phytohabitans houttuyneae genomic stretch:
- a CDS encoding Calx-beta domain-containing protein — MTSGEDATFTEHVALAGSVPAGTHECTVDFLIDGESRGFVQKLTVNVPGLKIDDVEVPENGGPAVFTVTRTGPTTNPVTVKYATANGTATAPGDYTAVNGTLTFAAGETTKPVPVPIVDDAVNEPDETFTVNLSAPTGAAIVDGAGTGTIVDNERDGTFSCQATAVKIAGLKAAQANPADVPCADDVATVAQSTLNAGIVKVETSLLDARTDQTPDDLNSAPPAVGDSGSAKATIEKTKITAGLVVIELGVIKSSASATCVKEPEGLKAQLAGASSIASLKINGVPVTVGTAPLTIPLLVGSLQINSTQKTGNTIVQRAVFLDTLLTDVVLAESKANVEGQPCG; from the coding sequence GTGACCAGCGGCGAGGACGCCACCTTCACCGAGCACGTCGCGCTCGCCGGCAGCGTGCCGGCCGGCACTCACGAGTGCACTGTGGACTTCCTGATCGACGGCGAGAGCCGCGGCTTCGTCCAGAAGCTCACCGTCAACGTTCCCGGGCTGAAGATCGACGACGTCGAGGTACCGGAAAATGGTGGGCCGGCGGTCTTCACTGTCACCCGGACCGGACCCACCACCAACCCGGTGACCGTCAAGTACGCGACCGCGAACGGCACGGCGACCGCGCCGGGCGACTACACGGCCGTGAACGGCACGCTCACCTTCGCCGCGGGCGAGACGACCAAGCCGGTTCCGGTGCCGATCGTCGACGACGCGGTGAACGAGCCGGACGAGACCTTCACGGTCAACCTGTCCGCGCCCACCGGCGCCGCCATCGTCGACGGCGCGGGTACGGGCACGATCGTGGACAACGAGCGGGACGGCACGTTCTCCTGCCAGGCGACCGCGGTGAAGATCGCGGGCCTCAAGGCGGCACAGGCCAACCCGGCCGACGTGCCCTGCGCCGATGACGTCGCCACGGTCGCGCAGTCGACCCTGAACGCCGGCATCGTCAAGGTGGAGACCAGCCTGCTGGACGCCCGCACCGACCAGACGCCGGACGACCTGAACAGCGCACCGCCCGCGGTGGGCGACAGCGGTTCGGCCAAGGCCACGATCGAGAAGACGAAGATCACCGCCGGTCTGGTGGTCATCGAGCTGGGCGTCATCAAGTCGTCGGCCTCGGCGACCTGCGTGAAGGAGCCGGAAGGCCTGAAGGCGCAGCTCGCCGGAGCCTCCTCCATCGCCAGCCTGAAGATCAACGGCGTGCCGGTGACCGTGGGCACCGCGCCGCTGACGATCCCGCTGCTGGTGGGCTCGCTCCAGATCAACAGCACCCAGAAGACCGGCAACACTATCGTGCAGCGAGCGGTCTTCCTGGACACGCTGCTGACCGACGTGGTCCTGGCCGAGTCGAAGGCCAATGTGGAGGGTCAGCCCTGCGGGTGA
- a CDS encoding vWA domain-containing protein, which produces MATLLAGCLASSGWALVPAGAAADPGVEPSNVTLTLGPGGSADVNKVVHTPPVPPKPDLVFIADTTGSMGGAIANVRTNAADILNEVSTAQPTAQFAVAEYKDFTDSSPFRVNQNLTDDDPSVQAGINQWVASGGGDFPEANLNALYEVATGAVAFRADSTRIAVIFGDAPSHDPSGGHTLADTSAALQAAGIRLVAVDVGALDSEGQFSNLTAATGGVLLSGVAGDEVADAILAGIKAIEVTVTPKVVSCPAGVSVTFSPPTGQ; this is translated from the coding sequence ATGGCCACCCTGTTGGCAGGGTGCCTAGCCAGCTCCGGCTGGGCGCTCGTCCCGGCCGGAGCCGCAGCGGATCCGGGGGTGGAGCCGTCCAACGTGACGCTCACGCTCGGCCCTGGCGGATCCGCCGACGTCAACAAGGTGGTGCACACTCCACCCGTCCCGCCCAAGCCCGACCTCGTATTCATCGCCGACACCACGGGCAGCATGGGCGGCGCGATCGCAAACGTCCGTACCAATGCGGCTGACATCCTCAACGAGGTGAGCACCGCGCAGCCGACAGCGCAGTTCGCGGTCGCCGAGTACAAGGATTTCACCGACTCCTCTCCATTCCGGGTCAACCAGAACCTGACCGACGACGACCCGTCGGTCCAAGCGGGCATCAACCAGTGGGTGGCCTCCGGCGGAGGCGACTTCCCCGAGGCCAACCTGAACGCGCTTTACGAGGTGGCCACCGGCGCCGTCGCGTTCCGTGCGGACAGCACCCGCATCGCGGTGATCTTCGGTGACGCGCCGTCGCACGACCCCAGCGGCGGTCACACGCTCGCTGACACTTCGGCCGCCCTGCAGGCCGCGGGCATCCGCCTCGTCGCGGTGGACGTGGGCGCGCTGGACAGCGAGGGCCAGTTCAGCAACCTCACCGCCGCCACCGGCGGGGTGCTGCTGAGCGGCGTCGCCGGCGACGAGGTCGCCGACGCCATCCTCGCGGGCATCAAGGCCATCGAGGTGACCGTCACGCCGAAGGTCGTCTCCTGCCCGGCCGGCGTCTCCGTGACGTTCTCCCCGCCAACCGGACAGTGA
- a CDS encoding MarR family winged helix-turn-helix transcriptional regulator, with protein sequence MAEAPLNVGLLLYIPYRAMEARVFEAMAAAGFDDFTPAQARVFQRIAPGGSRLTELAEQAQITKQSAGFLVDQLERAGYVERVPDPTDARARLVRIAERGARAVPLAAAVVAEVEAEWAKHLGDRRMSQLRGILTQLREITDPWQ encoded by the coding sequence GTGGCAGAGGCGCCCCTCAACGTCGGCCTGCTGCTCTACATCCCCTATCGGGCGATGGAGGCCCGCGTCTTCGAGGCCATGGCCGCGGCGGGATTCGACGACTTCACGCCCGCCCAGGCACGGGTCTTCCAGCGGATCGCCCCCGGAGGCAGCCGGCTGACCGAGCTGGCGGAGCAGGCTCAGATAACCAAGCAGTCGGCCGGCTTCCTCGTCGACCAGCTCGAGCGGGCGGGCTACGTCGAGCGGGTCCCCGACCCGACCGACGCCCGCGCACGCCTTGTCCGCATCGCCGAGCGCGGCGCGCGGGCCGTCCCGCTCGCCGCGGCCGTCGTCGCCGAGGTCGAGGCGGAGTGGGCCAAGCACCTCGGCGATCGGCGGATGAGCCAGCTGCGCGGCATCCTCACCCAGCTTCGCGAGATCACCGACCCCTGGCAGTGA